The Deinococcus depolymerans genome has a segment encoding these proteins:
- a CDS encoding efflux RND transporter periplasmic adaptor subunit, whose protein sequence is MSAVTVPADRPARRARWPWIVGGLLLIGAVGGTLAYRARSAEPTRAVATTTTARAQQGVIRVSVSGPGTLEAAQTRTVGADLTATVGAVPAVGERVTRGQLITTLSSDTVEQNVASAQLNLDKARAGLEGARASQASSAAQRQSSVTSAQNSLTQAQQTLADAQRTLDGQRQLAAIGALSASALADAQSAVTKAQQTVDSARASLSAAQTQAETGGASDAQNLRSQQIAVQQAQDSLEAAQQARADLKVYAPITGVVSTVTATEGVVVNSGATILTVLDDTTLNLPVQIDETEIAGVKVGQSADVTLDAFDGQTFTGRVVRVSPGATQSSGISVFTATVGLPNPDGQLRAGMTAEAEIIQSEETGLLVPSRAIQTVRGRSYVQLPAGQGAEPERIRVETGATDGTNTVITSGLERGQEVVVPGAARTTGTGSGSGNRQNSQGGFGTGGPPAGGFGGGAP, encoded by the coding sequence GTGAGCGCCGTGACCGTACCGGCCGACCGCCCGGCCCGCCGCGCCCGCTGGCCCTGGATCGTGGGCGGCCTGCTGCTGATCGGTGCGGTCGGCGGGACCCTCGCGTACCGCGCCCGCAGCGCCGAACCCACCCGGGCGGTCGCCACGACCACCACCGCCCGCGCGCAGCAGGGCGTGATCCGCGTGTCCGTCAGCGGTCCCGGCACGCTGGAAGCCGCGCAGACCCGCACGGTCGGCGCGGACCTGACCGCCACGGTCGGCGCGGTCCCGGCGGTCGGCGAGCGCGTCACGCGGGGGCAACTGATCACCACCCTGAGCAGCGACACGGTCGAGCAGAACGTGGCGTCGGCGCAGCTGAACCTCGACAAGGCCCGCGCCGGACTGGAGGGTGCGCGCGCCTCGCAGGCCAGCAGCGCCGCGCAGCGCCAGAGCAGCGTGACCAGCGCCCAGAATTCCCTCACGCAGGCGCAGCAGACCCTCGCGGACGCCCAGCGCACCCTGGACGGCCAGCGGCAACTGGCCGCCATCGGGGCGCTGAGCGCCTCGGCGCTGGCGGACGCGCAGTCGGCCGTCACGAAGGCGCAGCAGACCGTGGACAGCGCCCGCGCCAGCCTGAGCGCCGCGCAGACCCAGGCGGAGACGGGCGGCGCCAGCGACGCCCAGAACCTCCGCAGCCAGCAGATCGCCGTGCAGCAGGCGCAGGACAGCCTGGAAGCCGCGCAGCAGGCCCGCGCGGACCTGAAGGTGTACGCCCCCATCACCGGCGTGGTCAGCACCGTCACCGCCACCGAGGGCGTGGTCGTGAACAGCGGCGCGACCATCCTGACCGTCCTGGACGACACCACCCTGAACCTGCCCGTTCAGATCGACGAGACCGAGATCGCCGGCGTGAAGGTCGGCCAGAGCGCCGACGTGACCCTGGACGCCTTCGACGGGCAGACCTTCACGGGCCGGGTCGTGCGCGTCTCGCCCGGCGCGACCCAGAGCAGCGGCATCAGCGTGTTCACCGCCACCGTGGGGCTCCCCAACCCCGACGGGCAGCTGCGCGCCGGCATGACCGCCGAGGCCGAGATCATCCAGAGCGAGGAAACCGGCCTGCTCGTGCCCAGCCGGGCCATCCAGACCGTGCGGGGCCGCAGTTACGTGCAGCTCCCCGCCGGGCAGGGCGCGGAACCCGAACGCATCCGCGTGGAGACCGGCGCGACCGACGGCACGAACACGGTCATCACCAGCGGCCTGGAACGCGGCCAGGAGGTCGTCGTGCCCGGCGCGGCCCGCACCACCGGTACGGGCAGCGGCAGTGGGAACCGCCAGAACAGCCAGGGCGGTTTCGGGACGGGCGGCCCGCCCGCCGGCGGCTTCGGCGGGGGCGCGCCGTGA
- a CDS encoding ABC transporter ATP-binding protein, whose product MSAAQTAGPVVDLRDVRKVYEQGDVIFEALKGVSVQIAQGEMVALMGPSGSGKTTLMQVIGLLDRPSGGSYRLAGRDVTTLSENERAEARNSDIGFVFQAFHLLPRLNLVENVEVPLTYAGVPPRERRERAMQVLDRVGLADKARNLPSQISGGQKQRVAVARALAGSPRLLLADEPTGNLDTRTSEEVMALFGALHAEGTTVVLVTHEDDIGAYAERVIRVRDGLIESDRRQTPRTSMTHHAPAPLPSESPSGRRP is encoded by the coding sequence GTGAGTGCCGCGCAGACCGCCGGTCCGGTCGTGGACCTCCGCGACGTGCGCAAGGTGTACGAGCAGGGCGACGTGATCTTCGAGGCCCTCAAGGGCGTCAGCGTGCAGATCGCGCAGGGCGAGATGGTCGCCCTGATGGGCCCCTCGGGCAGCGGCAAGACCACCCTGATGCAGGTCATCGGCCTGCTCGACCGGCCCAGCGGCGGCTCGTACCGGCTGGCCGGGCGGGACGTGACCACCCTCAGCGAGAACGAACGCGCGGAGGCCCGCAACAGCGACATCGGCTTCGTGTTCCAGGCCTTTCACCTGCTGCCGCGCCTGAACCTCGTCGAGAACGTCGAGGTGCCCCTCACGTACGCCGGCGTGCCGCCCCGCGAACGCCGCGAGCGGGCCATGCAGGTCCTGGACCGCGTGGGGCTGGCCGACAAGGCCCGCAACCTGCCCAGCCAGATCAGCGGCGGACAGAAACAGCGCGTGGCGGTCGCCCGCGCCCTGGCCGGCAGCCCGCGCCTGCTGCTGGCCGACGAACCCACCGGGAACCTCGACACCCGCACCAGCGAGGAAGTCATGGCCCTGTTCGGCGCCCTGCACGCCGAGGGCACCACCGTCGTCCTGGTCACGCACGAGGACGACATCGGCGCGTACGCCGAGAGGGTCATCCGCGTCCGTGACGGACTGATCGAATCCGACCGCCGCCAGACGCCCCGCACGTCCATGACCCACCACGCGCCCGCGCCCCTTCCCAGCGAGTCGCCCAGCGGACGGCGCCCGTGA
- a CDS encoding ABC transporter permease, with amino-acid sequence MTATERPAPDHIPAPVQAAAPAPRRNGGIGLGGAFTIAQRAIVGTPLRSVLTALGVIIGVAAVVALTAIGQGSTAGVTKNLESLGTNLLTVQSARGGGGGSLVRAGPRQTVTVKDAEALAAAFADRVAGVAPTVNSSVQAKVGSANTQASVLGTWPAYETVRNSPVETGAYFTDADNRSRKRVAVIGHQVLTDLWGEDATPEQAIGQKVRLGSVSFTVTGVLPDKGNSGFGNANSQVLVPLGTYLQRFARTNSAGGDPTVSSVYLQAVSADDLTALQADVTELLSTRHKQTDPDNLDFQVQNQADSLASLNSVTTTLTLLVGAIAGISLLVGGIGIMNIMLVSVTERTREIGVRKALGAKPRDILTQFLVEASLLSISGGVIGILLGVGVAYLGNLAGIAPVFSPAPMIVAFLFSALVGVFFGYYPAARAARLDPVDSLRYE; translated from the coding sequence GTGACGGCCACCGAACGGCCCGCCCCGGACCACATCCCCGCCCCCGTCCAGGCCGCTGCCCCCGCGCCGCGCCGCAACGGCGGCATCGGCCTGGGCGGCGCGTTCACCATCGCGCAGCGCGCCATCGTGGGCACCCCGCTGCGCTCGGTCCTCACGGCGCTGGGCGTGATCATCGGCGTGGCTGCCGTCGTCGCCCTGACCGCCATCGGGCAGGGCAGCACCGCCGGCGTCACGAAGAACCTCGAGAGCCTGGGCACCAACCTGCTGACCGTGCAGAGCGCCCGTGGCGGCGGCGGCGGCAGCCTGGTCCGCGCCGGCCCCCGCCAGACCGTCACCGTGAAGGACGCCGAGGCGCTGGCCGCCGCCTTTGCGGACCGCGTGGCGGGCGTGGCCCCCACCGTGAACAGCTCCGTGCAGGCCAAGGTCGGCAGCGCCAACACCCAGGCCAGCGTGCTCGGCACGTGGCCCGCCTACGAGACGGTCCGCAACAGTCCCGTCGAGACCGGCGCGTACTTCACGGACGCCGACAACAGGAGCCGCAAACGGGTCGCCGTGATCGGCCATCAGGTCCTGACCGACCTGTGGGGCGAGGACGCGACACCCGAACAGGCCATCGGGCAGAAGGTCCGGCTGGGCAGCGTGTCCTTCACCGTGACCGGCGTGCTGCCCGACAAGGGCAACAGCGGCTTCGGGAACGCGAACAGTCAGGTGCTCGTGCCGCTCGGCACGTACCTTCAACGCTTCGCGCGCACCAACAGCGCGGGCGGCGACCCCACCGTCAGCAGCGTCTACCTCCAGGCGGTCAGCGCCGACGACCTCACCGCACTGCAGGCGGACGTGACCGAACTGCTCAGCACCCGCCACAAGCAGACCGACCCGGACAACCTGGACTTCCAGGTGCAGAACCAGGCGGACAGCCTCGCCAGCCTCAACAGCGTGACCACCACCCTGACGCTGCTCGTCGGCGCGATCGCCGGGATCAGCCTGCTGGTCGGCGGCATCGGGATCATGAACATCATGCTGGTGTCCGTCACGGAACGCACCCGCGAGATCGGCGTCCGCAAGGCCCTGGGCGCCAAACCCCGCGACATCCTCACGCAGTTCCTGGTCGAGGCCAGCCTGCTGTCCATCAGCGGCGGCGTGATCGGCATCCTGCTCGGCGTGGGCGTGGCGTACCTGGGGAACCTCGCGGGCATCGCCCCGGTGTTCAGCCCGGCCCCCATGATCGTCGCGTTCCTGTTCAGCGCACTGGTCGGCGTGTTCTTCGGGTACTACCCGGCCGCCCGCGCCGCCCGCCTCGACCCCGTCGATTCCCTGCGTTACGAGTAA
- the guaA gene encoding glutamine-hydrolyzing GMP synthase: MSVVILDFGSQFTRLIARRFRELGAYSVILPGSAPLERILQENPQGIVLSGGPSSVYDENAPRPAPGVLDLDVPVLGVCYGMQFLAQQAGGDVKRAGKREYGKADLTSYGGQLFAGIQGEFVAWMSHSDSVTALPEGYEVVAQTADTPVTAIENTVTRRYGVQFHPEVVHTPKGGQLLGNFLDICGVTRDWTAEHIIDELIADVQAQVGDGRVLLAISGGVDSSTLGLLLARAVGERLTAVFIDHGLLRLGEREQVEAALRPLGVNLVTVDARAEFMAALNGVSDPEQKRKIIGREFIRAFEREARQYGPFDFLAQGTLYPDVIESAGGEGAANIKSHHNVGGLPDDLAFKLVEPFRTLFKDEVREIARLLGLPDAVRMRHPFPGPGLAIRCLGAITEEKLDILRRVDDIFISGLREFGLYDGCSQALAILTPIQSVGVMGDERTYSFTAALRAVTTDDFMTAEWARLPYDFLATMSNRIVNQVHEINRVVYDITGKPPATIEWE; encoded by the coding sequence ATGAGCGTTGTCATTCTGGATTTCGGCAGTCAATTCACGCGTCTGATCGCGCGGCGGTTCCGTGAACTCGGGGCGTACAGCGTGATCCTTCCCGGCAGCGCGCCCCTGGAACGCATCCTGCAGGAGAACCCGCAGGGGATCGTGCTGTCCGGCGGCCCCAGCAGCGTGTACGACGAGAACGCCCCCAGACCCGCGCCAGGCGTGCTGGACCTGGACGTGCCGGTGCTGGGCGTGTGCTACGGCATGCAGTTCCTGGCGCAGCAGGCGGGCGGCGACGTGAAACGCGCCGGGAAACGCGAGTACGGCAAGGCCGACCTGACCTCGTACGGCGGGCAGCTGTTCGCGGGAATCCAGGGCGAGTTCGTCGCGTGGATGAGCCACAGCGACTCCGTCACGGCGCTGCCCGAAGGGTACGAGGTCGTCGCGCAGACCGCCGACACGCCCGTCACGGCCATCGAGAACACGGTCACGCGCCGCTACGGCGTGCAGTTCCACCCGGAAGTCGTGCACACGCCCAAGGGCGGGCAGCTACTGGGCAACTTCCTGGACATCTGCGGCGTCACGCGCGACTGGACGGCCGAGCACATCATCGACGAGCTGATCGCGGACGTGCAGGCTCAGGTCGGGGACGGCCGGGTGCTGCTGGCCATCAGCGGCGGCGTGGACAGTTCCACGCTGGGCCTGCTGCTGGCCCGCGCGGTGGGCGAACGTCTGACCGCCGTGTTCATCGACCACGGCCTGCTGCGCCTCGGTGAGCGCGAGCAGGTCGAGGCGGCGCTGCGGCCACTGGGCGTGAACCTCGTGACCGTGGACGCCCGCGCGGAATTCATGGCGGCCCTGAACGGCGTCTCCGACCCCGAGCAGAAACGCAAGATCATCGGCCGGGAGTTCATCCGCGCCTTCGAACGCGAGGCCCGCCAGTACGGTCCCTTCGACTTCCTCGCGCAGGGCACCCTGTACCCGGACGTGATCGAGTCCGCCGGGGGCGAGGGCGCCGCGAACATCAAGAGCCACCACAACGTGGGCGGCCTGCCCGACGACCTTGCCTTCAAGCTGGTCGAGCCGTTCCGCACGCTGTTCAAGGACGAGGTCCGCGAGATCGCGCGCCTGCTGGGCCTGCCGGACGCCGTGCGCATGCGTCACCCCTTCCCGGGGCCGGGCCTGGCGATCCGCTGCCTGGGCGCGATCACCGAGGAGAAACTGGACATCCTGCGCCGCGTGGACGACATCTTCATCAGCGGCCTGCGCGAGTTCGGGCTGTACGACGGCTGCTCGCAGGCGCTGGCGATCCTCACGCCCATCCAGTCGGTCGGCGTGATGGGGGACGAGCGCACGTACTCGTTCACGGCGGCGCTGCGGGCCGTCACCACCGACGACTTCATGACCGCCGAGTGGGCCCGCCTGCCGTACGACTTCCTGGCGACCATGAGCAACCGCATCGTGAACCAGGTCCACGAGATCAACCGCGTGGTGTACGACATCACGGGCAAACCCCCGGCGACCATCGAGTGGGAATGA
- a CDS encoding Mrp/NBP35 family ATP-binding protein, with product MRDAVMAALSTVNDPELHRDLVSLGMIEQATVEAGVASVKVNLTTPACPLKGKIEGDVRDAVLAVPGVTRVDVTFGAMVRPPAQPALPGVKHVLLIGSGKGGVGKSSVAVNIAASLARDGARVGLLDADVYGPSVAHMMGQGGAKVTANAERKMQPLTAHGVQFISMGNLSPAGQALVWRGPMLHSAVQQFLKDAAWGELDYLIVDLPPGTGDVQLSLTQTIQVTGAVIVTTPQDVALIDAARAIDMFRKASVPVLGVVENMSYFVAPDTGHTYDLFGRGGSRKLGEEYPLLGEVPIDIDVRQDADRGTPAVLAHPQSAAAQALTQVARNLAGQVSVRSLAQSLADLPDQLTVV from the coding sequence ATGCGTGACGCCGTGATGGCCGCCCTGAGTACCGTGAACGATCCGGAACTCCACCGTGATCTCGTCTCCCTGGGCATGATCGAGCAGGCCACCGTGGAGGCGGGTGTGGCCAGCGTGAAGGTGAACCTCACGACGCCCGCCTGCCCCCTGAAAGGCAAGATCGAGGGAGACGTCCGTGACGCCGTCCTCGCTGTGCCCGGCGTGACGCGCGTGGACGTCACCTTCGGCGCCATGGTGCGCCCCCCCGCGCAGCCCGCCCTGCCCGGCGTGAAGCACGTCCTGCTGATCGGCAGCGGCAAGGGCGGTGTCGGCAAGAGCAGCGTCGCCGTGAACATCGCCGCCAGCCTGGCCCGCGACGGCGCCCGCGTGGGCCTGCTTGACGCCGACGTGTACGGCCCCAGCGTGGCGCACATGATGGGTCAGGGCGGCGCGAAGGTCACCGCGAACGCCGAACGCAAGATGCAGCCGCTCACGGCGCACGGCGTGCAGTTCATCTCCATGGGCAACCTCTCGCCGGCCGGTCAGGCGCTGGTGTGGCGCGGCCCGATGCTGCACTCGGCCGTGCAGCAGTTCCTGAAGGACGCCGCCTGGGGTGAACTCGACTACCTGATCGTGGACCTGCCGCCGGGCACCGGGGACGTGCAGCTCTCGCTCACGCAGACCATCCAGGTGACGGGCGCCGTGATCGTCACCACCCCGCAGGACGTCGCCCTGATCGACGCGGCCCGCGCCATCGACATGTTCCGCAAGGCCAGCGTGCCCGTGCTGGGCGTCGTGGAGAACATGAGTTACTTCGTGGCGCCCGACACCGGGCACACCTACGACCTGTTCGGCCGGGGCGGCAGCCGCAAGCTCGGCGAGGAGTACCCGCTGCTGGGCGAGGTGCCCATCGACATCGACGTGCGACAGGACGCGGACCGCGGCACCCCGGCCGTGCTGGCCCACCCGCAGTCGGCTGCCGCGCAGGCCCTCACGCAGGTTGCCCGTAACCTCGCCGGACAGGTCAGCGTCCGCTCGCTCGCGCAGTCCCTGGCAGACCTGCCCGACCAGCTGACCGTCGTATGA
- a CDS encoding metalloregulator ArsR/SmtB family transcription factor, whose translation MSAATVPAPQPPVPERTKTRLLELVKRHGAQTAQDLAQGLDISVPAARRHLCDLQEQGLVESRTERPGGRGRPQHVYALTERGEAAFPKTYSSLCVDVLKHIEGLFGGEALLQVLDARNAEIAARLRRDLPAELPLGERVQNLVRRLNEHGFDASATQDDQGGWTFTQHNCPNLTVARQYAQLCSAEITLYADLLGVPVARETRIACGQGSCRYRVG comes from the coding sequence ATGAGCGCCGCGACCGTCCCTGCCCCGCAGCCGCCCGTGCCGGAACGCACCAAGACCCGGCTGCTGGAACTCGTCAAACGGCACGGCGCGCAGACCGCGCAGGACCTCGCGCAGGGCCTGGACATCAGCGTGCCGGCCGCGCGGCGGCACCTGTGCGACCTGCAGGAGCAGGGACTGGTCGAGTCGCGCACCGAACGGCCCGGCGGCCGGGGCCGCCCGCAGCACGTGTACGCCCTGACCGAACGGGGCGAGGCGGCCTTCCCGAAAACGTACTCCAGTCTGTGCGTGGACGTCCTCAAGCACATCGAGGGTCTGTTCGGCGGCGAGGCGCTGCTGCAGGTCCTGGACGCCCGCAACGCCGAGATCGCCGCGCGGCTGCGCCGCGACCTGCCGGCCGAACTGCCGCTGGGTGAACGCGTGCAGAACCTCGTGCGCCGCCTCAACGAGCACGGATTCGACGCCAGCGCTACCCAGGATGACCAGGGTGGCTGGACCTTCACGCAGCACAACTGCCCGAACCTGACCGTCGCCCGGCAGTACGCGCAGCTGTGCAGCGCCGAGATCACCCTGTACGCCGACCTGCTGGGCGTCCCGGTCGCCCGCGAGACCCGCATCGCCTGTGGGCAGGGCAGCTGCCGGTACCGGGTCGGGTAA